One Sporomusaceae bacterium FL31 DNA window includes the following coding sequences:
- the perR gene encoding peroxide operon regulator — MRNLSREFAERLQRSNIRPTYPRIKVLEYLAVKMTHPTVDEIYSNLVKEIPTLSKTTVYNTLKNFVDAGLAKIVTIEENEMRYDVIMHSHGHFKCESCEKIYDFALDIEAIQVDELTQFKVKGKNVLFYGTCPQCIAKEQEES; from the coding sequence ATGCGCAATTTATCGCGCGAATTTGCAGAGCGCCTGCAACGCAGTAATATCCGACCCACTTATCCTAGGATAAAAGTGTTGGAATACCTTGCGGTTAAGATGACCCATCCCACCGTTGACGAGATATATAGCAACCTTGTAAAAGAAATACCGACCTTGTCTAAAACCACCGTCTATAACACATTAAAAAATTTCGTGGACGCTGGCTTGGCCAAAATTGTTACCATTGAGGAAAATGAGATGCGGTACGATGTGATTATGCATAGCCATGGACACTTTAAATGTGAGTCCTGTGAGAAGATATACGATTTTGCCTTAGATATTGAGGCCATACAAGTCGACGAATTGACTCAGTTTAAGGTAAAGGGAAAAAACGTCCTTTTTTACGGTACTTGTCCGCAATGCATTGCGAAAGAACAGGAAGAAAGCTAA
- the namA gene encoding NADPH dehydrogenase translates to MNAFESYQLKNLVLKNKIVMPPMCMYSADETGQVNDFHLNHYMTRAVGGVGLIIVESTGVTPIGRISDQDLGIWSDEQLPGLQKLVKSVKKYGAGIAIQINHAGRKYTGTAGTLVAPSSLKFDEDSLQPKALSKEEIHAIVSNFREAAKRANQAGFDAIEIHGAHGYLVHQFLSPLSNAREDEYGGSLENRSRFLKEILQAVSEVWPEEKPILLRVSASDYVEGGINVEDMVKIINQVKRPLSMVHVSSGGLVHANIKAYPGYQLNFASTIKTACNIPTIAVGLITEINMVEEILFNGRADLVALGRELLRNPYFVLRAAKNGEIAIPKQYERAF, encoded by the coding sequence ATGAATGCATTTGAAAGTTATCAATTGAAGAATCTGGTGTTAAAGAACAAGATCGTCATGCCTCCTATGTGCATGTATTCAGCCGATGAGACTGGGCAAGTCAACGATTTCCACCTCAATCATTACATGACGAGGGCAGTAGGCGGAGTTGGATTAATTATTGTGGAGTCGACCGGTGTTACACCGATTGGGCGGATTTCTGATCAGGATTTAGGAATCTGGAGCGATGAACAGCTTCCCGGGTTGCAAAAGCTTGTAAAATCGGTTAAGAAATACGGTGCAGGGATTGCGATTCAAATCAATCATGCCGGCAGGAAGTATACGGGAACGGCAGGAACTCTGGTGGCCCCCAGCTCGCTAAAATTTGATGAAGACAGTCTACAGCCCAAAGCGCTTTCGAAAGAAGAAATTCATGCCATTGTCAGCAACTTTCGCGAGGCAGCCAAGCGGGCGAATCAAGCTGGTTTTGATGCGATTGAAATCCATGGGGCACATGGCTATCTTGTTCATCAGTTTTTATCGCCATTGTCGAATGCCAGGGAGGATGAATATGGTGGCAGTCTCGAAAACCGGAGCCGTTTCTTAAAAGAAATTCTGCAGGCAGTATCGGAAGTATGGCCGGAGGAAAAGCCTATTCTGCTGAGAGTTTCCGCGAGTGACTACGTTGAAGGCGGAATCAACGTTGAAGATATGGTAAAAATCATCAACCAGGTCAAAAGACCTCTTTCTATGGTACATGTAAGCTCGGGCGGTTTGGTTCATGCCAATATTAAAGCTTATCCAGGCTATCAGCTCAACTTTGCCAGTACGATCAAAACAGCATGTAATATTCCTACTATTGCCGTGGGCTTGATAACAGAGATTAACATGGTGGAAGAAATCCTGTTCAATGGCAGAGCTGATCTAGTGGCATTAGGAAGAGAACTGCTGAGAAATCCATATTTCGTCTTACGCGCTGCGAAAAATGGGGAAATTGCTATTCCGAAACAGTATGAAAGAGCTTTTTAG